Part of the Fibrobacter sp. UWR2 genome is shown below.
AGGCTCTTGATTTCTTCGCGGATGCTCTTGCGGTGGCTTGCTTTCGAGAATTCACAAGTGCAGGTGAACTTGCGGATGTCTGCATCTTCTGCGTACTCGATGATTTCGCTCTCTTCGCAGTAGCATAGCGGGCGGATGATACTGCACGGGTATTTTTCGTAGGGCACCATCGGCGGCATGCCGCTGAACTCTCCCTTGTACAGCATGTTCATCAAAAGCGTTTCTACGATGTCGTCCATGTGGTGGCCGAGCGCAATCTTGTTGTAGCCGTTCTCGCGGGCGAACTTGATGAGTTCGGTGCGGCGCTGTGTGCTACACCAGTAGCAGTTGAGGCTGTGGCCTTCCTTGAGGCGGCCTTCTACTGCAACGTCCTTGAAGTAGAACGGAATCTGCGGATATTGCTCCGCCATCCGCTGCAAAAAGTCGCGGGGCGCCTTGTCGGCAAAGTCGCTCTGGATGTGGATGGCGCCTATCTCGCAATCCGGCAAGAACTTTCCCATGCGGCTTGCCAGTTCCATCAAGAGCACGCTGGAATCCTTGCCGCCGCTTACGGCAACAAGCACCTTGTCGCCGTCTTCAATCAGGTTGAAGTCGTGCAACGCCTTGGTAATCTTCTTGCTGATGCGTTTGCGGATTGCGTTTGCCATGTTCATCCTTTGAAAAAAGGTTCCGCTTGCGCGAAACCTTTTAATTTGTCTGTACGCTCCGGAATTAGTCGTCGTTCAGGTGCGTAGGCATCAGCAAGAAGCTGAAACCGAGATTCTCGCCAACCGGCTCGATAATGCAGGCGCCAATCGGGTTATTCATCTTCATGATGGTTTCTTCGCTCTTGCACATGCTGAAGATTTCGCTGAGGTAGCGGCCGTCGAACCCGATGCTGAAGTTGCCTTCGCCGTTGTGGGTCACGGCAATTGCTTCGCGGGAATCGCCGCCGACATCCGGGTCGCTCGCGCTGAGTTCCATGTTGTTGCCGTCGATCTGCAGGCGGACCTTGTGGGTGCGGGCGTTCGCCATGGCGAGCACGCTGCGCATTTTGTTCTGGAACTCGGTCGTGTTGAGCTGCACGGTGCGTTCGAAGTTCTGCGGGATAACCGCGCGGTAGTTCGGGTACGGGCCTTCGAACAGCTTGGAAATGACCTGCGTGGTGCCGGTGCTGAAGAGGATGTGCGTCGCAGAAGTACGGACCTCGACGTTGGCATCGGACTTCGCCATGTGGAGGATAAGCTGCAGGGCCTTCTTCGGGATGATGGCACCGTTAGTGAGGTTGGCACCTTCCTGCTCGATGGTGGC
Proteins encoded:
- a CDS encoding tRNA 2-thiocytidine biosynthesis TtcA family protein, with the protein product MANAIRKRISKKITKALHDFNLIEDGDKVLVAVSGGKDSSVLLMELASRMGKFLPDCEIGAIHIQSDFADKAPRDFLQRMAEQYPQIPFYFKDVAVEGRLKEGHSLNCYWCSTQRRTELIKFARENGYNKIALGHHMDDIVETLLMNMLYKGEFSGMPPMVPYEKYPCSIIRPLCYCEESEIIEYAEDADIRKFTCTCEFSKASHRKSIREEIKSLTKGNSTLKANLFESMRNIRMDYLL
- the dnaN gene encoding DNA polymerase III subunit beta, with the protein product MKFVIDKTTFQDVLQAAINAVPNKSTIQILNNFALRLEGNFLEVSATDLNLGIRAQVEVQGERDGSVVINARKLLEIVKSLVDPSITNVTVDVQDFLATIQWSEKGKASITGFDASDFPPFPEVSEGEALNFGASELAFLAEKTAFACSTDTIRLNLNGVYLEAKDGIISMIATDGHRLGRATIEQEGANLTNGAIIPKKALQLILHMAKSDANVEVRTSATHILFSTGTTQVISKLFEGPYPNYRAVIPQNFERTVQLNTTEFQNKMRSVLAMANARTHKVRLQIDGNNMELSASDPDVGGDSREAIAVTHNGEGNFSIGFDGRYLSEIFSMCKSEETIMKMNNPIGACIIEPVGENLGFSFLLMPTHLNDD